A genomic region of Raphanus sativus cultivar WK10039 chromosome 6, ASM80110v3, whole genome shotgun sequence contains the following coding sequences:
- the LOC130496785 gene encoding uncharacterized protein LOC130496785: MNLRSKGTSNLVPRATDIRALERECARKRREEEQQAQLQPLEAAMEEQQNPQNPNGPQQRPARPIGTYDRPNIHGPRLGIRAPAVAANNFEIKSGLLNCIENNKYHGLAVEDPFDHLDKFDSYCGMSKTNGVSEDALKLKLFPFSLGDKARQWEKSLPSDSITTWEDCKKAFLEKFFSTSRTAKLRNEISSFQQKNLEGFSEAWERFNGYQAQCPHHGFSKESLLSTFYRGALPKYRARLDTASNGFFLGRTEEEAEALVDNMVKSDAVYSGDHDRSSRGDDKHTRNEIKALQEKIDTLIADKATQAQVNFVGNPQQEIPPTVNEVDGLEGQEELCFINSNGSWYKKEPNFQYNNYQQKPYSNNQQSGYQPRNNQQSNYQPQQSPSPSSSAPQESSTDALLKQILESQTRSEKHVGYELKNLHSKIDGSYNELNNKFSHLASSVKNLENQFASMSTHQNRQPGSLPGKSDQNPKDAKAVTLRSGKQLPPRTLTKDAEKQGEEIAINLDDEVVIVDEKTDDEILEKIEKDKGKGKVGEEKKTTKDGESAAPAGESSSVPPPYEPKLPFPGRFKKQLLQKYKALFEKQMSEAQVTMPIIDAFMLIPQYSKFLKDAVTAKKKEMEGMMVLSHECNAIIQRLNAPEKLEDPGCFTLPCALGPMVFEKCLCDLGASVSLMPLSVAKKLGFTQYKKCRLSLVLADRSVKYPVGILENLPVKIGGYEIPTDFVVLEMGEEAQDPLILGRPFLATARAIVNVKEGKIDLHLGKANILHFDIKEKMKNPTVFGQAFIIEEMGPPADDHLGELPPEEDGVLTPLSAPTPA, translated from the coding sequence atgaacttgaggagcaagggtacatcaaaccttgttccaagagccacagacatcagagctttggagagagagtgtgctagaaaaagaagagaagaagagcaacaagctcaactgcagccactggaagctgcaatggaagaacaacaaaatcctcagaaccccaatggacctcaacagcgaccagctcgccccattggcacttatgaccgccccaacatccatggtcctagacttggaattcgagcaccagctgtggctgctaacaactttgagatcaagtcaggactgctcaactgcatagagaacaacaagtatcatggtctggctgtggaggacccatttgatcacttggataagtttgacagctactgtggtatgtcaaagactaatggtgtgtcagaggatgctttaaagctcaagctattccccttctctttgggggataaggcacgtcagtgggagaagtctctaccaagtgactccatcaccacttgggaagactgcaaaaaggcattcttggagaaattcttctccacctcaagaactgctaagttgaggaacgagatctccagcttccaacagaagaacttggaaggattcagtgaagcttgggagagattcaatggttaccaagctcagtgcccacaccatggtttttccaaggagagcttgctgagcacattctacagaggtgctcttcctaagtatagagccagactggatacagctagcaatgggttctttttggggagaactgaggaagaagcagaggctctggttgacaacatggttaagagtgatgcagtctacagtggagaccatgacagaagcagtagaggtgatgacaagcacacaaggaatgagatcaaagctcttcaggagaagattgacacactcattgctgataaggccacacaagcgcaggtgaactttgttggtaacccacaacaggagatacctcctactgtcaatgaggttgatggtttggaagggcaagaagaattgtgtttcatcaacagcaatggtagctggtacaagaaggaacccaactttcagtacaacaactaccaacagaagccctattccaacaaccagcagagtggttatcagccaagaaacaaccagcagagcaactatcagcctcagcaaagcCCCTCTCCTAGCTCTTCTGCCCCTcaagagagcagcactgatgcattactgaaacagatcttggagtctcagactagaagtgagaagcatgtgggctatgagctgaagaaccttcactccaagattgatgggagctacaatgagctcaacaacaaattctcccaccttgcttcttctgtcaagaatttggagaatcagtttgcttccatgagcaccCACCAGAATCGTCAgccaggatctctacctggaaaatcTGATCAAAATCCCAAGGacgcaaaagctgtcacactcaggagtggtaagcagttacctcctagaaccctcaccaaggatgctgagaaacaaggtgaggagatagccatcaatctagatgatgaagtggtcattgttgatgagaagacagatgatgagatcttggagaagattgagaaagataagggtaaaggaaaggttggagaagagaagaagacaacaaaagatggtgaatctgctgctccagcaggTGAGAGCTCTTCtgtccctcctccctatgaacccaagcttccattccctggtagattcaagaagcagctgctacagaagtacaaggctttgtttgagaagcagatgagtgaagctcaggttacaatgcccatcattgatgctttcatgctgattcctcaatacagcaagttctTGAAAGATGCTGTaactgctaagaagaaggagatggagggcatgatggttctgagccatgagtgcaatgccatcattcagaggcttaatgctccagagaagctagaggatccaggatgcttcacactaccttgtgctcttggacctatggtttttgagaaatgtctctgcgatttgggagctagtgtcagcttgatgcctttatctgtggcaaagaagcttggcttcactcaatacaagaagtgtagactctctctggtgttagctgatcgttcagtgaagtaccctgtgggcatcctagagaacctccctgtgaagattggagggtatgagatacctacagattttgtggtgcttgaaatgggtgaggaggctcaagacccattgattcttggaaggccattcttagctacagcaagagctattgtgaatgtgaaagaaggcaagattgacctccatttgggtaaggcgaacatcctccactttgacatcaaggagaaaatgaagaaccccactgtgtttggacaagccttcatcaTTGAAGAAATGGgccctcctgctgatgatcaccttggtgagctaccacctgaggaagatggggtgttaactccactttctgcacctactccagcctga
- the LOC108809459 gene encoding probable E3 ubiquitin-protein ligase ATL44: protein MTRPSRILETAATPPPQPSQQILAAESDMVVILSALLCALICVAGLAAIVRCACLRRFTSGSHNKGLKKKALQSLPRSTFTAAESTSGGAAEEGGDSTECAICLTEFADGEEIRVLPLCRHSFHVACIDKWLVSRSSCPSCRRILTPVRCDRCGHSSTAGRQSKDHQHHQHSLQPASSVPTFLP from the coding sequence ATGACTCGACCGTCAAGAATTCTCGAGACGGCGGCGACGCCACCGCCACAACCATCCCAGCAGATTCTGGCGGCGGAATCTGACATGGTAGTGATCTTGTCGGCTCTTCTCTGCGCTCTCATATGCGTAGCTGGCCTTGCCGCCATCGTACGTTGCGCTTGTCTCCGGCGATTTACTAGCGGATCGCATAACAAAGGCTTGAAGAAGAAAGCTCTTCAGTCTCTTCCTAGATCCACTTTCACCGCCGCGGAATCAACCTCCGGAGGTGCCGCTGAAGAGGGCGGAGATTCAACGGAGTGCGCGATTTGTCTAACTGAGTTCGCCGACGGCGAAGAAATCAGAGTGCTTCCTCTCTGTCGCCATTCATTCCACGTCGCGTGTATTGACAAATGGCTTGTCTCTAGGTCTTCGTGTCCTTCTTGTCGCCGGATTCTTACGCCGGTGAGATGTGACCGGTGCGGCCATTCTTCAACGGCGGGGAGGCAAAGCAAAGATCATCAGCATCACCAACACTCCTTGCAGCCCGCTTCCTCTGTTCCTACGTTTCTTCCTTAA
- the LOC108833464 gene encoding uncharacterized protein LOC108833464 isoform X1: MLKDSCFSSEETTLRAKGIKNIMPGILLGSNLLKKGVSWRGLKGSVIFSLGFYAHGVLFPNPERVLEEAKESCAKAKSLSEEYYAQLDELIENKKVLDDALQLYLAGNAQLKELKEANGL; encoded by the exons ATGCTTAAAGACTCGTGCTTTTCTTCTGAAGAAACAACACTCCGTGCGAAA GGGATCAAGAACATCATGCCTGGAATCTTACTGGGCTCCAATCTGCTAAAG AAGGGAGTATCATGGAGAGGTCTTAAGGGTTCAGTAATTTTTTCTCTTGGATTCTATGCAC ATGGTGTTCTGTTCCCTAATCCAGAAAGGGTACTTGAAGAAGCCAAAGAG TCATGTGCAAAAGCCAAGTCTTTATCAGAG GAGTATTACGCTCAACTGGATGAgttaattgaaaataaaaaggtGTTGGACGATGCATTGCAG TTGTATCTGGCTGGAAATGCTCAGTTGAAAGAACTTAAAGAAGCCAATGGACTTTGA
- the LOC108833464 gene encoding uncharacterized protein LOC108833464 isoform X2, whose protein sequence is MPGILLGSNLLKKGVSWRGLKGSVIFSLGFYAHGVLFPNPERVLEEAKESCAKAKSLSEEYYAQLDELIENKKVLDDALQLYLAGNAQLKELKEANGL, encoded by the exons ATGCCTGGAATCTTACTGGGCTCCAATCTGCTAAAG AAGGGAGTATCATGGAGAGGTCTTAAGGGTTCAGTAATTTTTTCTCTTGGATTCTATGCAC ATGGTGTTCTGTTCCCTAATCCAGAAAGGGTACTTGAAGAAGCCAAAGAG TCATGTGCAAAAGCCAAGTCTTTATCAGAG GAGTATTACGCTCAACTGGATGAgttaattgaaaataaaaaggtGTTGGACGATGCATTGCAG TTGTATCTGGCTGGAAATGCTCAGTTGAAAGAACTTAAAGAAGCCAATGGACTTTGA